From the genome of Deltaproteobacteria bacterium, one region includes:
- a CDS encoding radical SAM protein, which yields MTADPRRNLQQLAFSRCVPVNATIEVTLRCNLKCVHCYNFDRAQPLPIARAAAELSGAEIVDAIDQLAAAGALFLTFTGGEALLHPQIYEFVRHAVARRFSVAVKTNGMHLVDRARALRDAGCGRVDVSVYGASAATHDAFTLAPGSFDRTVAGVRAALDVGMRVHLNLCLVRTNAHEVADMVALAQELGVGCGIDPQITRRYDGTDEPLDLRVDRDTLRALYRGPLAPFLSAASCSRDAAPQCSCARSVVAIASNGDVYPCIGAPIRAGNLREQSFADIWASSPVFERIRGLRLADFAACAPCPDRPWCRRSSGVVYVNTGDYTGPESWTCMEASVLREIAQERAAASASAAPAGEGAR from the coding sequence ATGACGGCGGATCCGCGGCGCAACCTGCAGCAGCTGGCGTTTTCCCGGTGCGTGCCGGTGAACGCGACGATCGAGGTGACGCTTCGCTGCAACCTCAAGTGCGTCCACTGCTACAACTTCGATCGCGCGCAGCCGCTGCCGATCGCGCGCGCCGCCGCCGAACTGTCCGGCGCCGAGATCGTCGACGCGATCGACCAGCTCGCGGCCGCGGGGGCGCTGTTCCTCACGTTTACCGGCGGCGAGGCGCTGCTGCACCCGCAGATTTACGAGTTCGTGCGCCACGCGGTCGCGCGGCGGTTCTCGGTCGCGGTCAAGACCAACGGCATGCATCTCGTGGATCGCGCGCGCGCGCTTCGCGATGCCGGGTGCGGCCGGGTGGATGTGAGCGTGTACGGCGCGTCCGCCGCGACGCACGATGCGTTCACGCTCGCGCCGGGGTCGTTCGACCGCACCGTCGCCGGCGTGCGCGCCGCGCTCGACGTCGGCATGCGCGTCCACCTCAACCTGTGCCTGGTGCGGACGAACGCGCACGAGGTGGCGGACATGGTTGCGCTCGCACAGGAACTCGGCGTCGGCTGCGGGATTGACCCGCAGATCACCCGGCGCTACGACGGGACCGACGAACCGCTCGATCTGCGCGTGGATCGGGACACCCTGCGCGCGCTGTACCGCGGACCGCTGGCGCCGTTCCTGTCGGCTGCGTCGTGCAGCCGGGACGCGGCGCCGCAGTGCAGCTGTGCCCGCAGCGTGGTCGCCATCGCGTCCAACGGCGACGTCTACCCGTGCATCGGCGCGCCGATCCGTGCCGGGAACCTGCGCGAGCAGTCGTTCGCGGACATCTGGGCGTCGTCGCCCGTGTTCGAGCGCATCCGCGGCCTGCGCCTCGCGGACTTCGCCGCATGCGCGCCGTGCCCGGACCGGCCGTGGTGCCGTCGCAGTTCGGGCGTCGTCTACGTCAACACCGGCGACTACACCGGGCCGGAGTCGTGGACGTGCATGGAGGCGTCGGTGTTGCGCGAGATCGCGCAGGAGCGCGCCGCCGCGAGCGCCAGCGCGGCGCCGGCCGGCGAGGGCGCGCGGTAG